The window ATGAAGTAGATATGCTTCCCTTCACGGATACATTCAATTTCAACGTTTACTCCCATTTTATCACTTACTTCAGCAATGTATTTCTTCGCTTCTTCGATTGGATCAATAATTACAGTTACTTTTACGACAGCTGGACGGGAACCAAATATTCTGAAAATGCCTTTTTTTCCTTCATCAATGATGACTACTTCTGTGCGGTCTTTTGTTGTCTTTAATTGAGCTAAAGCTTCTTCTACTGCTTCCTCGACTGTTTGTCCTGTAGCAGTTACTTGTTTCACTTTTTTGCTCCTCCCGCTTTACCAGTTTCCACAGTTTTTTTCAAATCAGGCCCTTTAATAAAATAAGTTTGCGCAATCATGAAGATATTTCCGACCACCCAATATAAAGAAAGGGCTGCTGGAAATTTAACTGCAAATACAATAATCATTATTGGCATCATCCAAAGCATCATAGCCATCTGTGGATTTTGATTAGCTGTTCCAGCCATCATCATCTTTTGTTGAATAAAAGTAGTGGCACCAGCAATAAGTGGTAAAAGATAAATTGGATCCGGAGCACCTAAATCAAACCATAAAAAGCTATGTTCCTTAATTACCTGTGTCCGGGAAATAGCATGATAAAAGCCAATTAATACTGGCATTTGAATGACTAATGGAAAACAACCAGATAATGGATTAACCCCATGTTTTTGGAACAAGGACATCGTTTCTTGTTGTAATTTTTGTTGAGTCTGTTGATCTTTTGATTTGTACTTTTCTTTCAGTGCATTCATTTCTGGCTGTAATGCTTGCATTGCTTTCGAGCTTCTTGTTTGTTTAATCATGAGTGGCAAAATGGCTAAGCGCACCAAAAGAGTAACCACAATGATCGATAAACCAAAACTTCCACCTAAAAATTCAGCCGTCTTCACAATCAATAAAGATAACGGGTAAACAA of the Bacillus sp. 1NLA3E genome contains:
- the spoIIIJ gene encoding YidC family membrane integrase SpoIIIJ, translated to MSVMTGCAQTNLPITAESSGFWNEYIVYPLSLLIVKTAEFLGGSFGLSIIVVTLLVRLAILPLMIKQTRSSKAMQALQPEMNALKEKYKSKDQQTQQKLQQETMSLFQKHGVNPLSGCFPLVIQMPVLIGFYHAISRTQVIKEHSFLWFDLGAPDPIYLLPLIAGATTFIQQKMMMAGTANQNPQMAMMLWMMPIMIIVFAVKFPAALSLYWVVGNIFMIAQTYFIKGPDLKKTVETGKAGGAKK